The Virgibacillus dokdonensis genome includes a window with the following:
- the rpsJ gene encoding 30S ribosomal protein S10, whose product MAKEKIRIRLKAYDHRILDQSAEKIVDTAKRSGANVSGPIPLPTEKSVYTVLRAVHKYKDSREQFEMRTHKRLIDIVNPTPQTVDSLMRLDLPSGVDIEIKL is encoded by the coding sequence ATGGCAAAAGAAAAGATTAGAATCCGTTTGAAAGCTTATGATCACCGTATTTTAGATCAATCAGCTGAAAAAATTGTAGATACAGCGAAACGTTCTGGTGCTAATGTATCTGGACCAATCCCACTACCTACTGAAAAATCAGTCTACACGGTTTTACGTGCGGTTCATAAATATAAGGATTCACGTGAGCAGTTTGAGATGCGTACACATAAACGTCTCATCGACATTGTTAACCCTACACCGCAAACTGTTGATTCACTAATGCGTTTAGACTTACCGTCTGGTGTAGACATTGAAATTAAACTATAA
- the rplC gene encoding 50S ribosomal protein L3, translated as MTKGILGRKIGMTQLFSETGELMPVTVIEAEPNVVLQKRTLENDGYEAIQLGVADVKESRTNKAEKGHAEKANTNPKRYVREIRNAKLDEYEVGQEVSVNVFASGDKIDVTGTTKGKGFQGSIKRHNQQRGPETHGSHYHRSPGSLGAVDPMRVFKGRPLPGRMGGEQVTIQNLEVVKVDEERNLLLVKGNVPGAKKSFVKITSAVKAN; from the coding sequence ATGACGAAAGGAATCTTAGGTCGTAAAATCGGCATGACTCAGCTATTCTCTGAAACAGGAGAACTAATGCCTGTAACTGTAATTGAAGCTGAGCCAAACGTCGTATTACAAAAGAGAACATTAGAAAATGATGGTTATGAAGCAATCCAACTAGGTGTTGCTGACGTAAAGGAATCACGTACGAATAAAGCGGAAAAAGGTCATGCTGAAAAAGCAAACACAAACCCTAAGCGCTACGTTCGTGAAATCCGTAACGCGAAGCTTGACGAGTATGAAGTTGGTCAGGAAGTGAGCGTAAACGTATTTGCTTCTGGTGATAAAATTGATGTGACAGGAACTACAAAAGGTAAAGGATTCCAAGGTTCAATTAAGCGTCACAATCAACAACGTGGACCAGAAACTCATGGTTCTCACTATCACAGATCACCAGGTTCGTTAGGTGCGGTTGACCCAATGCGTGTATTTAAAGGAAGACCACTTCCAGGACGTATGGGTGGAGAACAAGTAACGATCCAAAACCTTGAAGTAGTAAAAGTAGATGAAGAACGTAATCTACTACTAGTAAAAGGTAATGTCCCAGGTGCAAAGAAATCATTCGTAAAAATAACGAGTGCAGTCAAGGCTAACTAA